A single window of Bacteroidota bacterium DNA harbors:
- a CDS encoding RNA-binding protein, translating to MNIFVSNISFKVREQALKELFEQYGEVSNVRIIKDKETRRSKGYGFVEMPNDSEGNAAINGLNGSDHNERKIVVAEAKGKRETSSTESAE from the coding sequence ATGAACATTTTTGTTAGTAACATCAGTTTTAAAGTAAGAGAGCAAGCTTTAAAAGAATTATTTGAGCAATACGGCGAAGTATCGAATGTACGTATCATTAAAGACAAGGAAACGCGTCGCAGTAAAGGATATGGTTTTGTTGAAATGCCAAATGATTCTGAAGGCAATGCAGCGATCAACGGTTTAAATGGTAGCGATCATAACGAAAGGAAAATTGTGGTTGCTGAAGCTAAAGGTAAAAGAGAGACCTCATCTACTGAATCAGCAGAATAA